The following proteins are co-located in the Marinomonas profundi genome:
- the lipA gene encoding lipoyl synthase, which yields MTAERKRVVQGEKLRGADKMARIPVKIVPTEEIPRKPDWLRVRMPASPEIARIKATLREHKLASVCEEANCPNLGECFSNGTATFMIMGEICTRRCPFCDVAHGRPNPLSLDEPKELAAAIRDMKLKYVVITSVDRDDLRDGGAQHFIDCIRETRAESPNIEIETLVPDFRGRMEVAIDTLSIEPPDVFNHNLESIPRLYRQVRPGSDYQWSLDLLKNFKDRCPDVPTKSGLMVGMGETFEEIVEVLKDLRAHNVDMLTIGQYLQPSKHHFPMARFVPPEEFARYEQVAKELGFKHAACGPLVRSSYHADKQAHGEHVS from the coding sequence ATGACAGCAGAACGCAAACGCGTTGTCCAAGGGGAAAAACTACGCGGTGCCGATAAAATGGCGCGTATTCCCGTTAAAATTGTTCCGACAGAAGAAATTCCTCGTAAGCCTGATTGGCTGCGTGTTCGTATGCCAGCCTCACCAGAAATTGCTCGTATCAAAGCAACTTTGCGAGAGCATAAATTAGCATCTGTGTGCGAAGAGGCAAACTGTCCTAATCTAGGTGAGTGTTTCAGTAATGGAACGGCCACTTTTATGATTATGGGTGAGATTTGTACGCGCCGTTGTCCTTTTTGTGACGTTGCCCATGGTCGCCCGAATCCGCTTAGTTTAGACGAACCTAAAGAGTTAGCGGCCGCGATCCGTGACATGAAGCTTAAATATGTGGTAATTACCTCTGTTGATCGTGATGATCTTCGTGATGGTGGTGCGCAGCATTTTATTGATTGTATTCGCGAGACGCGTGCAGAAAGCCCAAATATTGAGATTGAAACCCTAGTACCTGATTTTCGCGGTCGTATGGAGGTCGCAATTGATACGCTTTCTATAGAGCCACCCGATGTATTCAATCATAACTTGGAGTCTATTCCGCGTTTATACCGTCAGGTTAGACCTGGGTCGGATTATCAATGGTCATTGGATCTGTTGAAGAACTTTAAAGATCGCTGTCCTGATGTACCAACCAAGTCTGGTTTGATGGTGGGTATGGGTGAGACGTTTGAAGAGATCGTTGAAGTACTAAAAGACTTACGAGCTCATAATGTGGATATGTTGACGATTGGCCAATATTTGCAGCCGTCGAAACATCATTTTCCGATGGCGCGTTTTGTTCCGCCTGAAGAGTTTGCACGTTATGAACAAGTCGCAAAAGAGCTAGGTTTTAAACACGCTGCGTGTGGGCCTTTGGTTCGTTCATCTTATCACGCAGATAAGCAAGCACACGGTGAACACGTTTCTTAA
- the lipB gene encoding lipoyl(octanoyl) transferase LipB, with the protein MELNLICRDLGVVDYAETWEQMKSFTQTRSKDDADEIWLLEHPPLFTQGQAGKEEHLLAPGDIPVVQVDRGGQVTYHGPGQLVAYVLIDLKRLKIGVRDLVSALENAIVSTLTMHAIEAYAKPDAPGVYVNENKIASLGLRVRRGCSFHGLALNVDMDLTPFNRINPCGYQGLQMVDMARLNKDVMLSNVKVQLANQLAEQLGYSYPAIQQGWK; encoded by the coding sequence ATGGAACTGAATTTAATTTGCCGTGATTTGGGCGTGGTTGACTATGCCGAAACATGGGAGCAAATGAAGAGCTTTACTCAAACTCGCTCAAAAGACGATGCGGATGAAATCTGGTTGTTAGAGCATCCGCCCTTGTTTACCCAAGGACAGGCGGGTAAAGAAGAACATCTTTTGGCACCGGGTGATATTCCCGTTGTTCAGGTCGACCGTGGCGGTCAAGTCACGTATCATGGTCCTGGGCAATTGGTAGCGTACGTACTCATCGACCTTAAACGCCTCAAAATAGGGGTTCGTGATTTGGTGAGTGCGTTAGAGAACGCGATAGTCTCTACTTTAACCATGCACGCTATTGAAGCCTATGCGAAACCGGATGCGCCGGGTGTGTATGTGAATGAGAATAAAATTGCCTCGCTGGGATTGCGTGTTCGAAGAGGATGTTCATTTCATGGGCTTGCCTTGAATGTTGATATGGATCTCACCCCATTTAATCGTATCAACCCATGTGGCTATCAAGGCTTACAAATGGTTGATATGGCTCGTCTTAATAAAGACGTAATGTTATCGAATGTGAAGGTTCAGCTGGCGAATCAGCTGGCTGAGCAACTCGGATATAGTTATCCGGCTATCCAACAAGGGTGGAAGTAA
- a CDS encoding YbeD family protein has translation MALITKEGDQAEKVLDAPKIEFPCENYVIKVVSLDVEGIHTEITERLLVHAPEMDTAAENINRSSKGRFISFSFRIVAHSEDQLSALHRDLMSLDAVKMVL, from the coding sequence ATGGCGTTAATTACGAAAGAGGGTGATCAGGCTGAAAAAGTGCTTGATGCCCCTAAAATAGAGTTTCCTTGTGAGAACTACGTTATCAAGGTGGTTTCACTTGATGTTGAAGGTATTCATACGGAGATAACCGAACGTTTACTTGTCCATGCTCCTGAGATGGATACCGCGGCCGAAAATATTAACCGTTCCAGTAAGGGGCGTTTTATAAGCTTTAGTTTTCGTATTGTGGCTCATAGTGAAGATCAATTATCAGCCCTACATCGTGACTTGATGTCCCTTGATGCTGTTAAGATGGTCCTGTAA
- a CDS encoding D-alanyl-D-alanine carboxypeptidase family protein: MKKLLVILSLVASLVSGSVLASPSLIPAPPQLSASSYILMDAYTGDILVEHNADEALPPASLTKLMTAYIIEYELARGNISFEDSVRVSEKAWRMQGSRMFIREGTQVSIEDLLRGIIIQSGNDASVAAAEYIAGSESAFADLMNQHAQLLGMTNSNFVNASGFPVEGHYSSAHDLAKLSRATILQFPENYAMYAEKEFTYNNIRQPNRNKLLWRDKTIDGLKTGHTDAAGYCLAASAVRNGTRLITVVMGTKSDEARATEAQKLLDYGFRYYETRKLYSRGQVVNNARVWGGSQSSVKVGFAEDVLVTMPRQQGESIPASLDMQEEIIAPVAVGDVLGKIVVGTAGNILLERSVVALEAVEEGGFFKRMFDKIKLFFKNLF; encoded by the coding sequence ATGAAAAAACTTCTGGTTATCTTATCTCTCGTTGCTAGCCTAGTTAGCGGCTCTGTATTGGCTTCTCCCTCTCTTATCCCCGCGCCGCCACAGTTATCGGCCAGTAGCTATATTCTGATGGATGCTTATACGGGCGATATTTTAGTGGAACACAATGCAGATGAGGCGCTTCCGCCAGCCAGTCTGACTAAGTTGATGACGGCTTATATCATTGAATACGAACTAGCGCGCGGCAATATTTCTTTTGAAGACAGTGTTCGTGTCAGTGAAAAAGCTTGGCGCATGCAAGGGTCTCGCATGTTTATTCGTGAGGGGACTCAAGTTTCTATAGAAGATTTGCTGCGCGGTATTATTATTCAGTCGGGTAATGATGCGAGTGTGGCGGCTGCGGAATACATTGCAGGCAGTGAATCCGCTTTTGCTGATTTGATGAATCAGCATGCTCAATTGCTGGGTATGACAAATTCTAATTTTGTGAATGCGTCTGGCTTTCCTGTTGAAGGGCATTACTCTAGCGCTCATGACCTTGCCAAGTTGTCTCGAGCGACTATTTTGCAATTTCCCGAAAACTACGCCATGTATGCAGAGAAAGAATTTACCTACAACAATATTCGTCAACCTAACCGCAATAAATTGTTGTGGCGAGACAAAACCATTGATGGGTTAAAAACAGGCCATACTGATGCAGCAGGTTACTGTTTAGCGGCCTCTGCAGTCCGTAATGGCACGCGACTTATTACGGTCGTGATGGGAACCAAATCAGATGAAGCTCGTGCCACTGAGGCGCAAAAGCTACTGGATTATGGTTTTAGATATTATGAGACTCGTAAGCTATATAGCCGTGGTCAAGTGGTCAACAATGCGCGTGTTTGGGGTGGAAGCCAGTCTAGTGTGAAAGTCGGTTTTGCTGAGGACGTTCTTGTGACTATGCCGCGTCAGCAAGGCGAGTCTATTCCCGCTTCACTTGATATGCAGGAAGAGATTATTGCCCCCGTCGCTGTTGGTGATGTATTGGGTAAAATTGTTGTTGGTACAGCAGGTAATATTTTATTAGAGCGCTCTGTTGTCGCGTTAGAAGCGGTAGAAGAGGGTGGTTTCTTTAAGCGTATGTTTGATAAAATCAAGCTTTTCTTTAAGAACTTATTTTAA
- a CDS encoding septal ring lytic transglycosylase RlpA family protein: MNVIKLLFVAGISLLVLNGCMSTRHVLGKDPIDYDKASGGGRYSILQDHAPSGDIKVDHLADLVPKWEAKSRGGNKSPYEVWGKKYWVMDSAQGYVAKGTASWYGNKFHGHKTSNGEIYDMYDFSAAHKSLPLPTYVKVTNLDNQRSVIVRVNDRGPFHGDRLIDLSYAAAARLDYHKKGLARVRIEAITPAQGEVYPSSKEVVKVPAQASESAPVKALPSISTSSTGSQTAPSELIFSHLQLGAFSAEASADRLKQRLFEVFDTRVNVSINKQGDGLYKVLVGPFDGSDSLSEWQQKLQQEGFGNPVRVALLP, from the coding sequence ATGAACGTTATTAAGTTGCTGTTTGTCGCTGGCATTAGCTTGCTGGTGCTGAATGGCTGTATGAGTACGCGCCATGTGCTGGGCAAAGACCCTATAGACTATGATAAAGCATCGGGTGGTGGGCGTTATTCTATTCTGCAGGATCATGCGCCAAGCGGAGACATAAAAGTCGATCATTTGGCAGATTTAGTACCTAAGTGGGAAGCCAAAAGTCGTGGGGGAAATAAAAGCCCTTATGAGGTTTGGGGAAAAAAGTATTGGGTGATGGATTCGGCTCAAGGTTACGTGGCGAAAGGTACGGCGTCTTGGTATGGCAATAAATTTCATGGGCATAAGACCTCAAATGGGGAAATATATGACATGTATGACTTTTCTGCTGCCCATAAATCCCTCCCATTACCAACTTATGTCAAGGTCACCAATCTCGATAATCAGCGTTCCGTTATTGTTAGAGTGAATGATCGAGGTCCGTTTCACGGTGACCGTTTGATTGACCTTTCTTATGCAGCAGCGGCTCGTCTGGACTATCATAAAAAAGGTCTGGCCCGGGTCCGAATTGAGGCGATTACACCCGCACAAGGCGAGGTTTACCCGTCATCAAAAGAAGTCGTTAAGGTTCCTGCGCAAGCGTCAGAAAGCGCACCTGTTAAGGCTTTGCCTAGTATATCGACATCGTCGACGGGGTCACAAACGGCACCATCTGAGCTGATTTTTTCTCATCTTCAATTGGGGGCTTTCAGCGCAGAAGCGTCGGCAGATCGATTAAAGCAGCGCCTTTTTGAGGTGTTTGATACGCGTGTCAACGTCTCGATAAATAAGCAGGGCGACGGTTTGTATAAAGTTTTGGTAGGGCCTTTTGATGGTTCTGATTCACTGTCTGAATGGCAACAAAAACTACAGCAGGAAGGGTTCGGTAACCCTGTTCGGGTGGCGTTGTTGCCTTAG
- the mltB gene encoding lytic murein transglycosylase B, translating into MMIKQAAWVFLTLGLTACSGMDHSTLPSDSGVSETLLEDKPAEWSDSYAGNPEVQGFIDRLVKEHNYDRKRLELAFSHIKVRPKVIEKSDNQPEVLIPYYEYKTRFVNEERAKLGRQFAKRNADWLQKAEQEFGVEPRIIVALIGVETYYGRITGSRDVFTSLTTLAFDYPRRKAYFQSELEAYLLLARQEEWNIGATKGSYSGAMGMVQFMPSNYQKLAVDYDENGHVDLWGSDADAIGSVANYLKHHGWQKGQPWFVMAYVADAEKVKDEINRGREPSKDMVAWSALGVLPAQSFIAQKTGLIALRTGPEEVSYWLGYENFFTIMDYNPSRRYAMSVLELAESIGNDERY; encoded by the coding sequence ATGATGATTAAGCAAGCTGCATGGGTATTTTTAACGCTTGGTCTAACGGCGTGTAGCGGTATGGATCATTCGACACTGCCTTCAGATTCGGGGGTGAGTGAGACACTTTTAGAGGATAAGCCAGCAGAGTGGTCGGACTCCTATGCTGGTAATCCAGAGGTGCAGGGTTTTATTGACCGCCTCGTAAAAGAGCATAACTACGATAGAAAACGTTTAGAGTTGGCTTTTTCTCACATCAAGGTGCGTCCAAAAGTAATTGAAAAATCCGATAATCAGCCAGAAGTTTTGATTCCTTATTATGAGTACAAAACTCGCTTTGTGAATGAAGAAAGGGCGAAGTTGGGGCGACAATTTGCCAAACGTAATGCGGATTGGCTGCAAAAAGCTGAGCAAGAGTTCGGCGTCGAGCCGCGCATTATCGTCGCGCTGATTGGTGTCGAGACTTACTATGGGCGCATTACGGGCTCCAGAGATGTCTTTACGTCTTTAACCACGTTGGCATTTGATTACCCAAGACGAAAAGCCTACTTTCAAAGTGAGCTTGAAGCCTATTTATTGCTTGCTCGTCAAGAAGAATGGAACATAGGGGCCACAAAAGGGTCCTACAGTGGTGCGATGGGGATGGTGCAGTTTATGCCCAGTAACTATCAAAAATTGGCGGTAGATTACGACGAAAATGGTCACGTTGATCTATGGGGTTCTGATGCCGATGCTATCGGCAGTGTGGCAAACTATCTCAAGCATCATGGCTGGCAAAAAGGTCAGCCTTGGTTTGTGATGGCGTACGTTGCCGACGCTGAGAAAGTAAAGGATGAGATTAATCGTGGTAGAGAGCCGAGTAAAGACATGGTGGCTTGGTCGGCACTGGGTGTGCTACCCGCTCAGTCTTTTATTGCTCAGAAAACCGGCTTAATTGCTCTGCGAACAGGGCCAGAAGAAGTGTCTTATTGGCTTGGTTATGAAAACTTTTTTACCATTATGGATTATAACCCTAGTAGACGATATGCCATGTCGGTATTGGAACTCGCTGAGAGTATAGGAAACGATGAACGTTATTAA